The following are encoded in a window of Rubellicoccus peritrichatus genomic DNA:
- the pilM gene encoding pilus assembly protein PilM, with the protein MSSSKSLIVNCGASHVSASYYSTNNGSLTLDDFQAVDLEYDFSIEDDWLHATVQAVKSLTSSGYKGKATLIAPGYQLLTKSIKVPHVEKAKQQQIIAFEAQQNIPYPLSEVVWDNQVIADDGVETEVLLIAIKSEVINRFCQTMGREGLVTESVQASSILDYNAYRANYGDDSEDTLLINIGARASNLLFVNESGFFVRNIALGGNSLTQNLADNLGKPFQEAEQIKTAFFGGQTSYEPDHPSVQILQNNAQAFQKRLSQEITRSIVNYRRQKGTKAPVRILLAGRGSLLPGLSEYLSETQKVNVDYFNCFEKVAIGSGVDTALLESHRFNLSEAVGEASRNVLTDPVSINLLPQSLASEMAFEKKKPFLVVAAAALALATVPPILAYSQTSGAVQKDAKELQARVPGLQSLHGEIVANTGKAEAIRKDIASLETLVNSRSNWIIFFSDLQEQLQDVQDVWLEDLNLNRSSGNRLELSGRMLIKDFDPDNPTKSAQSAASRVNSLLERFQGSDFINSVADIKFDNTVPRILQFKFTLVTNPEKPL; encoded by the coding sequence ATGAGTTCCTCCAAATCCCTGATTGTTAACTGCGGTGCAAGCCATGTTTCGGCCTCGTACTATAGCACTAACAATGGCTCACTTACCCTTGATGATTTTCAGGCGGTTGATCTGGAATATGATTTCTCCATTGAAGACGATTGGCTTCATGCCACGGTTCAAGCGGTAAAATCACTGACCAGTAGCGGCTATAAGGGCAAAGCAACTTTGATTGCGCCCGGTTATCAGCTACTGACGAAGAGTATAAAAGTTCCTCACGTCGAAAAGGCGAAGCAGCAGCAGATTATTGCTTTTGAGGCACAGCAGAATATTCCTTATCCACTCTCGGAGGTTGTTTGGGATAACCAGGTGATCGCTGATGATGGAGTGGAAACTGAGGTTTTGCTCATTGCCATTAAGTCAGAAGTCATTAATCGCTTTTGCCAGACAATGGGGCGGGAAGGCCTTGTCACCGAAAGTGTTCAGGCGTCCTCCATTCTGGATTATAATGCTTACCGTGCCAACTACGGTGATGATAGCGAAGATACCTTGCTCATCAACATTGGTGCACGTGCATCGAATTTACTTTTCGTTAATGAATCAGGTTTCTTCGTTCGGAATATTGCCCTTGGCGGTAATTCGCTGACTCAGAACCTGGCGGATAATCTCGGAAAGCCATTCCAGGAGGCTGAGCAGATCAAAACAGCCTTTTTTGGTGGTCAAACCAGCTATGAACCGGATCACCCAAGTGTTCAGATTTTGCAGAACAATGCCCAGGCTTTTCAAAAGCGTTTGAGCCAGGAAATTACCCGTTCGATTGTCAATTATCGCCGCCAAAAAGGAACCAAGGCCCCCGTTCGAATTCTTCTGGCAGGGCGTGGTTCATTACTTCCCGGGCTTTCTGAATACCTCAGTGAAACTCAGAAAGTAAACGTAGACTACTTCAATTGTTTTGAAAAAGTCGCAATCGGTAGTGGTGTTGATACGGCCTTACTGGAAAGCCATCGTTTTAATCTCTCCGAAGCCGTTGGTGAGGCATCACGCAACGTGCTTACCGATCCTGTCAGCATCAATTTGCTTCCACAGTCGCTTGCCAGTGAAATGGCCTTCGAGAAGAAAAAACCGTTTCTCGTGGTGGCAGCAGCAGCATTGGCATTGGCAACAGTACCACCGATTTTGGCATATTCGCAAACTTCTGGTGCTGTGCAAAAAGATGCGAAGGAGCTACAGGCGCGTGTACCTGGGTTGCAATCGCTTCATGGCGAAATTGTTGCAAATACTGGAAAAGCTGAGGCAATCCGTAAGGACATTGCCAGCTTGGAAACACTTGTTAATTCACGTTCAAACTGGATTATTTTCTTTTCTGATCTTCAGGAGCAGCTACAAGACGTTCAAGACGTTTGGCTTGAGGATTTGAATCTCAATCGATCCTCAGGAAACCGACTTGAATTGTCAGGAAGAATGCTGATCAAGGATTTTGATCCTGATAATCCAACTAAAAGTGCTCAATCGGCAGCATCACGTGTTAACTCTCTTCTTGAACGTTTCCAAGGTTCTGACTTTATCAACTCTGTCGCAGACATCAAGTTTGACAATACTGTGCCCCGTATCCTGCAGTTTAAGTTTACACTGGTTACAAATCCTGAAAAACCCCTTTAA
- a CDS encoding 5'-3' exonuclease: MSKILLLDGFNLAFRSYYGLPDLTRSDGFPTGAIHGWVKTLWKLEDMESPDLVVVFFDEGGSDRHQELLPDYKANRDEMPEALSQQLPYLRQVAELIGFPVVSREGVEADDLIASAARRFTEAGDNVVIVSADKDLGQCVGQSISQLLPAPTANPRLGWRRLDSAGVEKKFGVPPAQVPDYLALVGDVSDNIPGIQGVGPKTATKWLLAHESIDGILENADQLTPPRFREKVAESAELLKLNLKLVTLEFDHDVGVLEKQAPKTNELVKLLEEMEMGQSASLAWDRYGLGLG; this comes from the coding sequence GTGAGCAAAATTCTTCTGCTCGACGGTTTTAATCTGGCATTCCGTAGTTATTACGGTTTGCCAGATCTTACCCGAAGCGATGGTTTTCCTACTGGAGCAATTCATGGTTGGGTAAAAACCCTTTGGAAGCTCGAGGACATGGAGAGTCCTGATCTTGTCGTTGTTTTTTTCGACGAAGGTGGATCAGATAGACATCAGGAGCTGCTTCCTGACTATAAGGCTAATCGCGATGAAATGCCTGAGGCATTGTCCCAGCAATTACCTTATTTGCGTCAGGTTGCGGAATTGATCGGATTTCCAGTTGTTTCACGGGAAGGAGTCGAGGCGGATGATCTAATTGCTTCTGCAGCCAGAAGATTTACTGAGGCAGGAGATAATGTTGTCATCGTGAGCGCGGATAAGGACTTAGGGCAGTGTGTGGGGCAGAGTATTTCTCAGCTTTTACCGGCTCCTACGGCCAATCCTCGGCTCGGCTGGCGTAGACTGGATAGTGCTGGTGTTGAAAAGAAATTTGGAGTGCCTCCTGCGCAAGTCCCGGATTATTTGGCTCTGGTTGGTGACGTTTCTGATAATATCCCCGGCATACAAGGTGTCGGGCCAAAGACGGCAACGAAATGGTTGCTGGCTCACGAATCCATCGATGGCATTTTGGAGAATGCAGATCAATTAACGCCACCGCGTTTCAGGGAAAAAGTGGCTGAAAGTGCCGAATTGCTAAAGTTGAACCTGAAGTTGGTGACTCTTGAGTTTGACCACGATGTTGGAGTTCTTGAGAAACAGGCTCCCAAGACCAATGAATTGGTCAAACTCCTTGAAGAAATGGAAATGGGCCAGTCAGCCTCCCTGGCTTGGGATCGCTATGGTCTTGGCCTTGGTTGA
- a CDS encoding Ig-like domain-containing protein, producing the protein MKLLQSLQLNRLRRCSLAHVFSGALLSFIAAGSLHATAPFVSLTAPYPSGNLGQFLLGSDIVCTAVARDIDGSDIVNYEFSVDGTVVQTGTQSFYVYPAITEGNPAISVTVTDGDGETATSNLGGLTVANRGFIPSLVELDTPLTGSSISLNTVISAAGSVDSAGEALGGLIFLRNGTFVSETVSPTASTFSFTDSSSEDGTFSYFVLSHYARDVTEGPADNRVTVTWTMANISNISTVQVSDTNVIVSSPINGTQVKLNSPFQILATATSGNSSIEQVQFFINDTLIETDNLYPFQASYTPTTSGDLVVKVEATDSRGDTSTNSVTVTPEIIGGEAIITSPVNGFQFSVFEDVTIEATINPLNNNINKATFLANGAEISILTDPPYEVVFNTTVPGDFVFVVNVEYDDGTLFSSPGVATQAVFNPLSNNADFVTQSFLDFFGDTPNDVIRDDFVDQLDTGKLTRTEFLSELIGQSSQGGDGTSVVGAYSTVLRRFPSTAEFQAAMLSLNTGGGGGSGTDNIPISIGDTVSGTLDTIGEIDTYEFTVSGTQLITASITSPLFVQLTFRTETGGLIASSGNGFFVINPELAATLNGTATFLLDVDGIGTGAYTLSLFGPDDAGSGVTGSLVLTTLLNNLYDSAEYLFQFGPVPDVIGNDFAIILNRQNLVDQLYFSKYGAGPSQLQKEQGAIRMANLGGFINYTEIFITEETFDDGSDLLIDTFSQRPYWQTGFLVIGMFNEQPTNATIREFTDQDLNSQLQEMQDDPRYLDRFPPIQSVLLGGEADDDGWVNSPWLSFTNLRQDPWYYHFTLSWLFTSSLSPEAVWFYSPVLGWFFTNDQDYPFLYSDTYKAWLFYYEGTSNPSWFYNTSTDEAFSLDLE; encoded by the coding sequence ATGAAATTATTACAAAGTCTCCAATTAAATAGGCTCAGGAGATGTTCGCTAGCGCATGTTTTCTCGGGGGCTTTGTTATCCTTCATTGCTGCCGGTTCGCTGCATGCAACCGCACCCTTCGTTAGCTTGACGGCTCCTTACCCTTCAGGGAATCTTGGACAATTCCTTCTTGGAAGTGATATTGTTTGCACCGCAGTTGCTCGTGATATCGATGGTTCCGATATTGTGAATTACGAGTTTTCTGTTGATGGCACAGTGGTTCAGACTGGGACTCAGAGTTTCTATGTGTATCCAGCAATCACTGAAGGTAATCCAGCAATATCAGTTACTGTTACTGATGGTGATGGTGAAACGGCAACTTCTAATCTGGGTGGCCTGACCGTTGCAAATCGTGGCTTTATTCCTAGCTTGGTGGAGTTAGATACTCCACTGACTGGGTCAAGCATTAGTCTTAACACTGTCATTAGTGCGGCAGGTTCAGTTGATTCTGCTGGTGAGGCGCTTGGAGGGCTTATTTTCCTTAGAAATGGGACTTTTGTCAGTGAAACAGTTTCTCCAACTGCATCGACTTTTTCGTTCACTGACTCTTCGTCTGAAGATGGCACATTTTCTTATTTTGTGCTCTCTCATTACGCACGAGATGTTACTGAAGGCCCTGCTGACAACAGAGTTACTGTTACGTGGACTATGGCAAATATTAGTAATATTTCGACGGTGCAGGTCTCAGATACTAATGTAATTGTTTCTTCACCAATTAATGGCACGCAAGTGAAACTGAATAGTCCATTTCAGATCCTTGCTACAGCGACTTCTGGTAACTCTTCGATCGAGCAGGTTCAATTCTTCATTAACGACACACTTATTGAAACAGATAACCTTTATCCGTTTCAGGCTTCCTACACTCCAACGACATCTGGTGATCTTGTTGTTAAAGTTGAAGCAACTGACAGTAGGGGAGATACATCGACAAACTCTGTTACTGTTACTCCGGAAATTATTGGAGGAGAGGCAATAATTACATCTCCAGTAAATGGATTCCAGTTTTCTGTTTTTGAGGATGTTACGATTGAAGCCACGATCAATCCTCTAAATAACAATATAAACAAGGCGACTTTTTTGGCAAATGGTGCTGAAATTAGCATTTTAACTGATCCGCCTTACGAGGTCGTTTTTAATACAACCGTTCCAGGTGATTTTGTTTTTGTTGTTAATGTTGAGTATGATGATGGCACTTTATTTTCTTCTCCCGGAGTAGCAACGCAGGCAGTTTTTAATCCTCTCTCAAACAATGCTGATTTTGTGACTCAGAGCTTCTTGGACTTTTTTGGAGACACTCCAAATGATGTCATTAGAGACGATTTCGTTGATCAACTGGATACGGGCAAGCTAACTCGAACTGAATTCTTATCAGAATTGATAGGTCAATCTTCCCAGGGGGGAGATGGCACTAGTGTAGTTGGTGCTTACAGCACTGTCTTGCGCCGTTTCCCTAGCACTGCAGAATTTCAAGCAGCGATGCTTTCGCTCAATACCGGTGGCGGTGGTGGAAGTGGAACGGATAACATTCCTATTTCAATTGGAGACACGGTCAGTGGTACATTAGATACAATCGGAGAGATTGATACTTATGAGTTTACGGTGTCCGGCACTCAATTGATTACTGCAAGCATCACAAGTCCTCTTTTCGTGCAATTAACCTTCAGGACAGAAACAGGTGGATTGATTGCTTCTTCAGGTAATGGTTTTTTCGTTATCAATCCAGAGCTTGCAGCCACATTAAATGGCACAGCAACTTTCCTGTTGGATGTTGATGGTATTGGTACTGGTGCTTATACTTTGTCATTATTCGGACCGGATGATGCAGGGAGTGGCGTCACTGGCTCATTGGTCTTAACTACACTTTTGAATAATTTGTATGATTCAGCTGAGTACCTTTTTCAGTTTGGACCAGTTCCTGATGTCATTGGTAATGATTTTGCAATTATCTTGAATCGCCAAAATTTGGTAGATCAACTTTACTTTTCAAAATATGGAGCAGGCCCCAGCCAATTGCAAAAAGAGCAGGGAGCCATCCGGATGGCTAATTTAGGTGGTTTTATCAACTACACTGAAATATTCATAACTGAGGAAACATTCGATGATGGTAGTGATTTATTGATCGATACATTTAGCCAAAGACCGTATTGGCAAACTGGATTCTTAGTTATTGGGATGTTTAACGAGCAACCCACAAATGCCACGATTCGTGAGTTTACAGATCAAGATTTGAACTCTCAGCTTCAAGAAATGCAGGATGACCCTCGCTACTTGGATCGCTTCCCTCCAATACAGTCAGTCCTCTTGGGTGGAGAAGCCGATGATGATGGTTGGGTAAACTCTCCATGGTTGAGTTTTACGAATTTAAGACAGGATCCGTGGTATTATCACTTTACATTGAGTTGGCTCTTCACAAGTAGCCTTTCTCCTGAGGCAGTATGGTTCTATTCTCCAGTATTGGGTTGGTTCTTTACTAACGATCAGGATTATCCGTTCCTCTACAGTGATACATACAAGGCATGGCTTTTCTATTATGAAGGAACTTCCAATCCGAGCTGGTTTTATAACACGAGCACGGATGAGGCATTCAGCCTTGATTTAGAATAG
- a CDS encoding response regulator transcription factor, with translation MASSKPFILVVEDEKELADLVTEQLESADMQIQVHNNGSNVIHFLSRNFVNLVLMDVGLPDTTGFDLLVEMRKQGIEVPVIFLTANESEQDKVRGLERGADDYVTKPFNTNELVARIHAVLRRTETANDTKVTKNTSLTEQPFDFCGATINPTRMEAAFPNGETMKLGRKELGILSYMAANPHAVQSRRSLIHAVWGVHADVRSRSLDQYIVKIRENFTKQGCDLENFRTIHGVGYLYDPVKENLSTS, from the coding sequence ATGGCATCCTCCAAACCATTCATACTGGTCGTTGAAGACGAAAAAGAACTCGCCGATTTGGTGACGGAACAACTTGAGTCTGCAGATATGCAGATTCAGGTGCATAACAATGGCAGCAATGTCATTCACTTCCTATCACGCAATTTTGTGAATCTGGTCCTGATGGACGTTGGGCTCCCGGATACAACAGGATTTGACCTCCTTGTGGAAATGCGAAAGCAAGGCATCGAAGTGCCCGTCATATTCCTGACAGCCAATGAATCAGAGCAGGATAAGGTTCGTGGCCTTGAACGCGGGGCAGATGACTATGTGACCAAACCATTCAACACGAATGAGCTTGTTGCAAGAATCCACGCCGTGTTAAGGCGGACAGAAACTGCCAACGACACCAAGGTCACTAAAAACACCAGCCTGACTGAGCAGCCATTTGACTTTTGCGGTGCAACGATCAATCCAACTCGCATGGAAGCAGCTTTCCCAAATGGCGAAACCATGAAACTCGGCCGTAAGGAACTGGGCATACTGTCATATATGGCGGCAAACCCACACGCAGTGCAAAGCCGTCGTTCGTTAATTCATGCTGTCTGGGGAGTCCATGCAGATGTCCGTAGTCGGTCTCTCGACCAATACATCGTTAAGATTCGTGAGAATTTCACCAAGCAAGGGTGCGACTTGGAAAACTTCCGAACCATTCATGGCGTGGGCTACCTCTACGACCCGGTCAAAGAGAACCTTAGCACATCCTAG